A single Chryseobacterium sp. DNA region contains:
- a CDS encoding GH3 auxin-responsive promoter family protein, translated as MLNFFKKNAALIWAKKHVQKAGEFKKNAEKNQEDLLLSLVNTAQKTLFGREHNFENIHSVKDFQEKVPVADYETLKPYIERVKKGQANILWTDTPEYFAKTSGTTSGSKYIPISKEGMPFQIAGAQSALFHYIAQKNNADFVNGKMIFLQGSPELEEVFGIKTGRLSGIVAHHIPGYLQKNRLPSWETNIMEDWEAKVDKIIEETEHENMTLISGIPPWLIMYFEKLTEKHGRKIKQLFPNLQLIVTGGVNYEPYRDKMEDLLGGKVDIIQTFPASEGFFAFQDDYTREGLLLLTNHGIFYEFIPLEEYGKPGARRLSLKDIELHQDYALILTTNSGLWAYSIGDVVRFIDKNPYRVLVSGRTKHFTSAFGEHVIAFEVEEAMKATLEKYPAQITEFHLAPQVNPKEGLPYHEWLIEFEKTPEDTEAFRNELDRQLRNRNTYYNDLISGNILQTLQITKLRKNAFHEYAKSQGKLGGQNKAPRLANDRNIADLLEIYKL; from the coding sequence ATGTTAAACTTCTTCAAGAAAAATGCGGCGCTTATTTGGGCAAAAAAACATGTCCAAAAAGCAGGAGAATTCAAAAAAAATGCAGAGAAAAACCAGGAAGACCTGCTGCTTTCTCTTGTCAATACTGCTCAAAAAACACTTTTTGGACGGGAGCATAATTTTGAAAACATCCATTCTGTAAAAGATTTCCAGGAGAAAGTTCCGGTAGCAGACTATGAGACCCTGAAGCCTTATATTGAAAGAGTAAAAAAAGGACAGGCCAACATTCTCTGGACAGACACGCCGGAGTATTTCGCCAAAACATCGGGAACCACTTCCGGTTCCAAATACATTCCTATCTCTAAAGAAGGAATGCCATTTCAGATTGCCGGGGCCCAAAGTGCTCTTTTTCATTATATCGCTCAAAAAAACAATGCGGATTTCGTCAATGGAAAAATGATATTTCTACAGGGAAGTCCGGAACTGGAAGAGGTTTTTGGCATCAAGACAGGAAGACTCTCCGGTATTGTAGCCCATCATATCCCGGGTTATCTTCAAAAAAACCGTCTGCCAAGCTGGGAAACCAACATTATGGAAGACTGGGAAGCAAAAGTAGATAAGATCATTGAAGAAACAGAACATGAAAATATGACCCTGATTTCAGGCATCCCGCCATGGCTGATCATGTACTTTGAAAAACTGACTGAAAAACATGGCAGGAAGATCAAACAGTTGTTTCCCAATCTTCAGCTTATTGTAACCGGAGGAGTAAATTATGAGCCTTACCGCGATAAAATGGAAGATCTGCTGGGAGGTAAAGTGGATATCATCCAGACTTTCCCTGCTTCTGAGGGATTTTTTGCCTTTCAGGACGATTATACAAGGGAAGGGCTGCTATTGCTGACCAACCACGGAATCTTTTATGAATTCATTCCGCTGGAAGAATATGGCAAGCCCGGAGCCAGAAGATTATCATTAAAAGATATAGAGCTTCATCAAGATTATGCTCTGATCTTAACTACCAATTCCGGATTGTGGGCCTATTCTATTGGAGATGTTGTACGGTTTATTGATAAAAATCCTTACCGGGTTCTGGTAAGCGGCAGGACCAAACATTTCACTTCTGCCTTTGGTGAACATGTCATTGCTTTTGAAGTGGAAGAAGCCATGAAAGCGACCCTCGAAAAGTACCCTGCCCAGATCACGGAGTTTCATCTTGCCCCACAGGTCAACCCGAAGGAAGGACTTCCCTATCATGAATGGCTGATTGAGTTTGAAAAAACACCGGAAGATACAGAAGCTTTCCGAAATGAGCTCGACCGCCAGCTCAGAAATCGGAATACCTATTATAATGATCTGATTTCAGGAAATATTTTACAGACCTTACAAATCACAAAACTCAGGAAAAACGCATTTCACGAATATGCCAAATCCCAGGGAAAATTGGGAGGCCAAAATAAAGCCCCAAGATTGGCTAATGACAGAAACATTGCAGATCTATTAGAAATTTACAAACTTTAA
- the mfd gene encoding transcription-repair coupling factor, whose protein sequence is MQLKSINEKFLPDLMQKEFGKEIFLQLENSQHIAVKGSAGSSVSVFVAELFLIEKKSILYLIDDKEDALYANTEMEDLLGKEKVLYFPATHLEPYQVEKTQNANLVLRTEVLNKINSGRSPKVIVAYAGALSEKVLKKEDFKAISHQIKVGDQLDFDFVDELLNHYHFQQADFVSEPGEFSVRGGIVDVFSYSYEKPYRITFFGNEVESIKTFDIETQLSIDKVKEFQLVSNMNFSVTGSRVSLLQLLPKDSFIISSNGLVGIQKIKTFYEKALEKYDTLNKDIAHRTPQELFISDQEFLFDYKKFKTVDFAGISIEGLKDITEIKMEQLPQPSFHKNFELLIEDLEERQSEGFDTWISFSTEKQRERLESIFEELEHELPFKSFKSELHEGFVDHGHKLLVYTDHQIFDRYQRYKAKNTFAKSEQLTLKDLMSLKIGDYIAHIDHGIGKFMGLVKVNNDGKIQECFKLTYKNGDLLYVSIHSLHKISKYNGPDGREIVLSKLGSPAWKTLKQKTKAKVKQIAFDLIKLYAQRKTAKGFAYTPDSYLQNELEASFIYEDTPDQEKATVDVKKDMEADTVMDRLVCGDVGFGKTEVAIRAAFKAATDGKQAAVLVPTTILAFQHYRSFKERLKDFPVNVSYINRFRTAKQKSETLEGLKNGKVDIIIGTHQLVGSSVKFKDLGLLIIDEEHKFGVSVKDKLKTLKNNVDTLTLTATPIPRTLQFSLMAARDLSVIKTPPPNRQPVDTQLIGFNEETLRDAVSYELQRDGQVYFINNRIENLKDIAGLIQRLVPDARVITGHGQMEGKQLEKNVLDFMEGKYDVLVSTTIVESGVDVPNANTIFINDAQRFGMADLHQMRGRVGRSNRKAFCYLITPPYDMMTADARKRLEAIEQFSDLGSGFQIAMKDLEIRGAGDLLGAEQSGFINEMGFETYQKLMQEALEELKDDADFENLFENEEDRQKLFKSVKDVNIDTDLELMLPDFYISNTEERLLLYQKIAEIDNEQDLYKFELELIDRFGPLPKEAVNLLKSVALKWLAADIGFDKIVMKNGVFLGYFPGSPQDKFYQTDRFRHIINYLTRNPAEAQLKEKTGKEGNQLMMRKERIKNVDEVNILLKAIIEHN, encoded by the coding sequence ATGCAGTTAAAATCCATCAATGAAAAGTTTCTCCCGGATCTGATGCAAAAGGAATTCGGAAAAGAAATTTTTCTCCAGTTAGAAAATAGTCAGCATATTGCTGTGAAGGGAAGTGCAGGGTCTTCAGTTTCTGTTTTTGTAGCCGAGCTCTTTTTAATCGAAAAGAAAAGTATTCTTTATCTGATCGATGATAAAGAAGATGCCTTGTATGCCAATACCGAAATGGAAGATCTGTTGGGAAAAGAGAAAGTGCTGTATTTTCCGGCTACCCATCTTGAACCTTATCAGGTGGAAAAGACCCAGAATGCCAATCTCGTACTGAGAACTGAGGTTTTAAACAAAATAAATTCAGGACGTTCACCTAAGGTTATTGTTGCTTACGCAGGAGCTTTATCTGAAAAAGTATTAAAGAAAGAAGATTTTAAGGCCATATCCCATCAGATCAAAGTGGGCGATCAGCTGGATTTTGATTTTGTGGATGAGCTGCTTAATCACTATCATTTCCAACAGGCTGACTTTGTTTCTGAACCCGGAGAGTTTTCGGTGAGAGGTGGAATTGTGGATGTCTTTTCTTATTCTTATGAAAAACCATACAGGATCACATTCTTCGGGAATGAGGTGGAAAGTATTAAAACCTTTGATATAGAAACACAGCTTTCCATAGATAAAGTGAAAGAATTTCAGTTGGTTTCCAATATGAACTTTTCAGTGACGGGAAGCAGGGTTTCTTTACTGCAGCTCCTGCCAAAAGATAGTTTTATTATTTCCAGCAATGGATTGGTAGGCATACAGAAGATCAAAACATTTTACGAAAAAGCCCTGGAAAAATATGATACTTTAAATAAGGATATTGCTCACAGAACGCCACAGGAACTTTTTATCTCAGACCAGGAATTCCTGTTTGATTATAAAAAATTTAAAACAGTTGATTTTGCAGGAATAAGCATTGAAGGGCTGAAGGATATCACTGAAATTAAAATGGAGCAGCTTCCCCAGCCTTCTTTTCATAAAAACTTTGAACTGCTGATTGAAGACCTTGAAGAGAGGCAGAGCGAGGGTTTTGATACCTGGATCTCTTTCTCAACAGAAAAGCAAAGAGAAAGGCTGGAGTCTATTTTTGAAGAACTGGAGCATGAACTTCCTTTTAAAAGTTTTAAATCTGAACTGCACGAAGGATTTGTAGATCATGGACATAAGCTGTTGGTATATACCGATCACCAGATCTTTGACCGTTACCAAAGGTATAAGGCAAAAAATACCTTTGCAAAATCCGAACAGCTTACCCTGAAAGATCTGATGTCTTTGAAGATCGGTGATTATATTGCCCATATTGATCATGGAATCGGAAAATTCATGGGGCTGGTAAAAGTAAATAACGACGGGAAAATTCAGGAATGTTTTAAGCTGACCTATAAAAACGGAGACCTGTTATATGTAAGTATTCATTCACTTCATAAAATTTCTAAGTATAATGGTCCGGACGGAAGAGAGATTGTATTGAGCAAGCTTGGATCTCCGGCATGGAAGACCCTAAAACAAAAAACAAAAGCCAAAGTAAAGCAGATTGCTTTTGATCTTATCAAACTGTATGCCCAGAGAAAGACCGCCAAAGGTTTTGCTTATACTCCGGATTCTTACCTGCAGAATGAGCTTGAGGCCAGCTTTATTTATGAAGATACCCCGGATCAGGAAAAGGCAACGGTAGATGTGAAAAAAGATATGGAGGCAGATACGGTGATGGACAGGCTGGTTTGTGGTGATGTAGGATTCGGGAAAACTGAAGTTGCGATTCGTGCTGCTTTTAAAGCGGCAACGGACGGGAAACAGGCGGCTGTATTGGTGCCGACCACTATTTTGGCTTTTCAGCACTACAGAAGTTTTAAAGAAAGATTGAAAGATTTCCCGGTGAACGTTTCTTATATCAACCGGTTCAGAACGGCAAAACAAAAATCAGAGACATTAGAAGGCCTGAAGAACGGAAAAGTAGATATCATTATTGGGACCCATCAGCTGGTAGGCAGTTCTGTTAAATTTAAGGATTTAGGACTGTTGATCATTGACGAGGAGCATAAATTCGGCGTTTCGGTAAAAGATAAGCTGAAAACATTGAAAAATAATGTTGATACGCTGACGCTTACGGCGACTCCTATTCCAAGAACGCTGCAGTTTTCTTTAATGGCGGCCAGAGATCTGTCGGTCATCAAAACTCCGCCGCCCAACAGGCAGCCTGTTGATACTCAGTTGATAGGGTTTAATGAAGAAACCCTCCGCGATGCAGTTTCATATGAACTCCAGAGAGACGGACAGGTTTATTTTATTAATAACAGGATTGAAAACCTTAAAGATATTGCCGGGCTGATTCAGAGATTGGTTCCTGATGCAAGGGTTATTACCGGACATGGGCAGATGGAAGGAAAGCAGCTTGAAAAAAATGTTCTCGATTTTATGGAAGGTAAATATGACGTTCTCGTTTCTACAACCATTGTTGAAAGTGGAGTGGATGTTCCTAATGCCAATACTATTTTTATCAATGATGCTCAGCGTTTCGGGATGGCAGATCTGCACCAGATGAGAGGAAGGGTAGGGCGAAGCAACCGGAAAGCTTTCTGTTACCTGATTACTCCTCCTTATGACATGATGACTGCTGATGCAAGAAAGCGCCTGGAAGCTATTGAACAGTTTTCAGACCTGGGAAGTGGTTTCCAGATTGCAATGAAAGACCTGGAAATCCGCGGTGCCGGTGATTTGCTTGGGGCAGAACAGAGCGGCTTTATCAATGAGATGGGATTTGAAACCTACCAAAAGCTGATGCAGGAGGCGCTGGAAGAATTGAAGGATGATGCAGATTTTGAAAACCTGTTCGAGAACGAAGAAGACCGGCAGAAGCTTTTCAAATCTGTAAAGGATGTAAATATTGATACTGATTTGGAGCTGATGTTGCCGGATTTCTATATTTCCAATACGGAAGAAAGGCTGTTGCTGTATCAGAAAATTGCTGAAATTGATAATGAACAGGATCTTTATAAGTTTGAACTTGAGCTCATCGACCGTTTTGGACCCCTTCCGAAAGAAGCGGTAAACCTTCTGAAGAGCGTAGCTTTAAAATGGCTTGCTGCAGATATCGGTTTTGATAAGATTGTGATGAAAAACGGTGTTTTTTTAGGATATTTCCCGGGCAGTCCTCAAGATAAGTTTTACCAGACCGACCGATTCAGACATATCATTAATTATCTCACCCGGAACCCTGCGGAAGCTCAGCTTAAAGAAAAAACAGGTAAAGAGGGTAATCAGCTTATGATGAGAAAAGAACGAATTAAAAATGTGGATGAAGTAAATATATTGCTGAAAGCGATTATAGAACATAATTAA
- the pth gene encoding aminoacyl-tRNA hydrolase, which yields MKYLIVGLGNKGSEYENTRHNIGFKVAEKIAEKLEVSFNTANFGWMAEGKYKGRKVFVLKPDTYMNLSGNAVRYWMQKENIPLENVLVVTDDLALPFGTLRMKGKGSDAGHNGLKNINEVLQTQNYTRLRFGISADFTSGRQVDYVLGTWNEEETEKLAERIETFSKASLSFVFAGLNNTMSAFNGK from the coding sequence ATGAAATATTTAATAGTTGGGCTTGGAAATAAAGGCTCGGAATATGAAAATACACGCCATAACATAGGATTTAAAGTTGCTGAGAAAATCGCTGAGAAACTTGAAGTTTCATTTAATACGGCTAATTTTGGCTGGATGGCTGAAGGGAAATACAAAGGCAGAAAAGTTTTTGTTCTGAAACCGGATACATATATGAATCTTTCCGGAAATGCAGTACGGTACTGGATGCAGAAGGAAAACATCCCGCTGGAGAATGTACTGGTCGTAACCGATGATCTGGCCCTTCCTTTCGGAACATTAAGAATGAAAGGAAAGGGTTCTGATGCGGGCCATAACGGTCTTAAAAACATCAATGAAGTATTGCAGACTCAAAACTATACCAGACTCCGTTTTGGAATTTCTGCAGATTTTACATCGGGACGCCAGGTAGATTATGTACTGGGAACCTGGAATGAAGAGGAAACTGAAAAGCTTGCAGAAAGAATTGAAACCTTTTCCAAGGCCAGTCTTTCATTCGTATTTGCAGGATTGAATAATACAATGTCAGCGTTTAACGGGAAATAA
- a CDS encoding carbonic anhydrase, with protein MKAHTYETQSTITPEKALDFLKEGNQRFVNNLKANRDLLEQVNATREGQWPFAVVLSCIDSRTSAELIFDQGLGDVFSIRIAGNFVNQDILGSMEFGCNVAGSKLIVVLGHTKCGALKGGLDAAQIEGLGMDNLNHLINHFNPIINEVIEENEERSSKNSSLLERLNQQNVKNAIEEIRKQSSTLRNLENEGKIKIVGANYDVETGAVSWL; from the coding sequence ATGAAAGCACACACATACGAAACCCAATCAACAATTACTCCTGAAAAAGCTTTAGATTTTTTAAAAGAAGGAAACCAGAGATTTGTAAACAATCTTAAAGCCAACAGAGACCTTCTGGAGCAGGTAAATGCTACCCGTGAAGGGCAGTGGCCGTTTGCAGTGGTTTTAAGCTGTATAGACAGCCGTACTTCTGCGGAACTTATCTTTGATCAGGGATTAGGAGACGTTTTCAGCATCAGAATTGCCGGTAATTTTGTAAACCAGGACATTCTGGGGTCAATGGAATTTGGGTGTAATGTTGCCGGTTCCAAGCTTATCGTAGTATTAGGCCACACCAAATGCGGAGCCCTAAAAGGAGGTCTTGACGCAGCCCAGATTGAAGGGCTGGGAATGGATAACCTTAACCACCTGATCAATCACTTTAATCCTATCATCAATGAAGTGATTGAAGAAAATGAAGAACGTTCATCAAAAAACAGTTCACTTTTGGAAAGGCTCAACCAGCAGAACGTAAAAAATGCGATCGAAGAGATCCGCAAACAAAGTTCAACCCTTAGAAACCTTGAGAACGAAGGTAAAATTAAAATTGTTGGAGCAAACTATGATGTCGAAACCGGTGCTGTAAGCTGGTTATAA
- a CDS encoding carbonic anhydrase: MSQSYEVIFENNKKWVESKVSEDPNFFQELAKTQTPDYLYIGCSDSRATAEELMGAKPGEVFVHRNIANIVNTLDMSSTAVIQYAVEHLRVKHIIVCGHYNCGGVKAAMTPQDLGLLNPWLRNIRDVYRLHQAELDSIEDEDQRYDRLVELNVQEQCINVVKMACVQERYILEEYPIVHGWVFDLRTGNIIDLEIDFEKILKDIQKIYNLTSSDWVMSRKTK; this comes from the coding sequence ATGTCACAATCGTACGAAGTTATTTTCGAAAACAACAAGAAATGGGTAGAATCCAAAGTGTCAGAAGACCCAAACTTCTTCCAGGAATTAGCAAAAACTCAGACTCCTGATTATCTGTATATCGGATGTTCAGACAGCAGAGCAACAGCGGAAGAATTGATGGGAGCAAAGCCGGGAGAGGTATTTGTCCACAGAAACATTGCCAATATTGTCAATACTTTAGACATGAGTTCCACAGCGGTTATTCAATATGCTGTAGAACATCTTAGAGTAAAACACATTATTGTATGCGGACACTACAACTGCGGTGGCGTAAAAGCTGCGATGACCCCTCAGGATTTAGGTTTATTGAATCCATGGCTGAGAAACATCCGCGACGTTTACAGACTGCATCAGGCTGAGCTTGATTCCATCGAAGACGAGGACCAACGTTATGACAGGCTTGTAGAACTGAATGTTCAGGAACAATGCATCAACGTAGTCAAAATGGCCTGTGTACAGGAAAGATACATTTTAGAAGAGTATCCTATTGTACATGGCTGGGTATTTGACCTTAGAACAGGTAATATTATTGATTTGGAAATCGATTTTGAGAAAATCTTAAAAGACATCCAAAAAATTTATAACCTTACCAGTTCTGATTGGGTAATGAGCAGAAAAACAAAGTAG
- a CDS encoding helix-turn-helix domain-containing protein: protein MEDFDLGIFYWAGIVIACFSSFLILGKQKKKIVDFLLAFWFLIIGIHLVFFVLFRSGGYLKFPYLIGFEIPFPFMHGPMLYLYILSLTGRNTGKKMWLLHWVPVLMIYMILLQFLMLSPQDRMTVYQNKGKGYEVLSDVIKFLMILSGILYVGLSLLAVRKYKKEISDQYSNTEKINLNWSYYLITGIALIWIAVIIRNDILIFSMVVLFILVAAYFGISRVGILDLPLAVDIAVEKEPDHDVVKYQKNSPGDNVIQAIYEKLVYKMKYEKLYKDPDLNLNHVAQLLDVHPNLLSQTINSLENKNFYDYINRQRIEEFKRIAMLPENQKYTILSLAFESGFNSKTSFNRNFKKYMNCSPREFLKSQHLT, encoded by the coding sequence ATGGAGGATTTTGATCTGGGAATATTTTATTGGGCAGGAATTGTTATTGCCTGTTTTTCATCTTTTCTTATATTGGGAAAGCAGAAAAAGAAAATAGTAGATTTTCTTTTGGCCTTCTGGTTTCTGATTATAGGAATTCATCTTGTTTTCTTTGTCTTGTTCCGCTCGGGAGGTTATTTAAAATTTCCTTATCTCATTGGATTTGAAATTCCTTTTCCTTTCATGCATGGCCCGATGTTGTATTTGTATATTCTGAGCCTGACGGGTAGAAATACGGGTAAAAAGATGTGGTTACTGCATTGGGTACCTGTTTTGATGATTTATATGATTTTACTTCAATTTTTGATGCTGTCTCCACAGGATAGGATGACGGTTTACCAGAATAAGGGTAAGGGATATGAGGTGTTGAGTGATGTTATTAAATTTTTAATGATTTTGTCCGGAATTTTATATGTGGGCTTAAGTCTTCTTGCAGTCAGAAAATACAAAAAAGAAATTTCCGATCAATACTCTAATACTGAAAAAATTAACCTGAATTGGTCCTATTATCTGATTACGGGGATTGCATTAATATGGATTGCAGTTATCATAAGGAATGATATTCTTATTTTTTCCATGGTTGTTTTGTTTATTCTGGTTGCGGCTTACTTCGGTATCAGTCGTGTGGGTATTTTGGATTTACCTCTTGCCGTTGATATTGCCGTTGAAAAAGAACCTGATCATGATGTGGTAAAGTATCAGAAAAACTCTCCGGGAGATAATGTTATACAGGCTATTTATGAAAAACTGGTGTATAAGATGAAGTACGAAAAGCTGTATAAAGATCCGGATCTGAATCTGAATCATGTGGCGCAGCTGTTGGATGTTCATCCCAACCTATTATCCCAGACCATTAATTCGTTGGAGAATAAAAATTTTTATGACTATATCAACCGACAGCGGATCGAGGAGTTTAAAAGAATAGCCATGCTTCCTGAAAACCAAAAGTACACGATTTTATCACTGGCTTTTGAAAGTGGGTTCAATTCCAAGACCTCATTTAACCGGAATTTTAAAAAATATATGAATTGTTCTCCAAGAGAGTTTCTAAAAAGTCAACATCTCACATGA
- a CDS encoding DUF2306 domain-containing protein, translating to MKRFLFVILSIFALLIGAYPLIYVFVEHKDTFLGSKSLEVLQNSIWKIAFFAHIIFGGISLFIGWRQFGSQFRNKYLKIHKVIGKLYVAAVLISSVSAIYMGIYANGGIVSCVGFACLGIIWLMTTLVAVVHISKGNVIKHQQFMVYSYACTFAAVTLRVWFPVLKSITQDPDNSYIAVAWLCWLPNLLVAYLINKKNGVTN from the coding sequence ATGAAGAGATTCTTATTTGTTATCCTATCTATTTTTGCATTGCTTATTGGTGCTTATCCTTTAATTTATGTTTTTGTTGAACACAAAGACACTTTTCTGGGTTCCAAATCATTGGAGGTCCTTCAAAACTCAATCTGGAAAATTGCATTTTTTGCTCATATTATTTTTGGAGGAATTTCCCTCTTCATTGGCTGGCGTCAGTTTGGAAGCCAGTTCAGAAATAAATATTTAAAGATACACAAAGTCATTGGAAAACTCTACGTAGCCGCAGTGCTGATAAGTTCCGTTTCTGCTATCTATATGGGAATATATGCTAACGGAGGAATTGTATCATGTGTCGGGTTTGCTTGCCTGGGAATAATCTGGCTGATGACAACTTTGGTAGCAGTAGTGCATATAAGCAAAGGTAACGTAATAAAGCATCAGCAATTCATGGTGTACAGCTATGCCTGTACCTTTGCTGCAGTAACATTAAGAGTCTGGTTTCCTGTTTTAAAGAGTATCACACAGGATCCGGACAATTCCTACATTGCTGTAGCCTGGTTATGCTGGCTTCCCAATCTTTTGGTAGCGTATCTTATTAACAAAAAGAACGGGGTGACCAATTAA